A portion of the Lolium rigidum isolate FL_2022 chromosome 1, APGP_CSIRO_Lrig_0.1, whole genome shotgun sequence genome contains these proteins:
- the LOC124682942 gene encoding germin-like protein 8-11, with protein sequence MASSYFLLLAAVLALVSCQAAASDPSPLQDFCVADNSSRVLVNGFVCKDPKDVKVEDSFLAAKLDIPRDTKMNKVGSNVTLINVMRIPGLNTLGISLARIDYAPLGEDPPHTHPRATEILTVLEGTLYVGFVTSNPENNFLSKELNKGDIFVFPQGLIHFQFNPNPYKPAVAIAALSSQNPGAITVANAIFGSKPMISDDVLAKAFQVEKNTVDWLQAQFWADNHN encoded by the exons ATGGCCTCGTCCTACTTCCTTCTCTTAGCTGCTGTTCTTGCACTGGTCTCATGTCAAGCCGCAGCTTCGGATCCAAGCCCACTCCAAGACTTTTGCGTTGCAGACAACAGCTCACGAG TGCTTGTTAATGGATTCGTTTGCAAAGATCCGAAGGATGTGAAAGTTGAGGACTCCTTCCTGGCGGCCAAACTCGACATACCGAGGGACACAAAGATGAACAAGGTTGGGTCCAACGTGACTCTGATCAATGTCATGCGGATTCCTGGCCTCAACACTCTCGGCATCTCCCTTGCGCGCATTGACTACGCACCCCTTGGTGAGGACCCACCTCACACGCACCCCCGTGCTACGGAGATCCTCACCGTGCTTGAGGGCACACTCTACGTCGGCTTCGTCACTTCAAACCCAGAAAACAATTTCTTATCCAAGGAGCTTAACAAGGGTGATATTTTTGTTTTTCCACAAGGACTCATCCACTTCCAATTCAATCCTAACCCCTACAAGCCGGCAGTTGCAATTGCTGCACTTAGCAGCCAGAACCCCGGAGCAATTACCGTTGCAAATGCCATATTTGGGTCAAAGCCAATGATCTCGGATGATGTCCTGGCCAAGGCCTTTCAGGTGGAGAAGAATACAGTGGActggcttcaagcacaattttggGCCGACAACCACAATTAG